From Methanobrevibacter sp., the proteins below share one genomic window:
- a CDS encoding transcription factor S: protein MEFCPDCGAMLMPNNGKIKCTCGYEKSLTNDDLEEQYHMKGETNPETKVVVTDSNNVALPTTKITCYKCGGTKGYWWTVQTRSADEAPTNFIRCAKCGNTWRSSN, encoded by the coding sequence ATGGAATTCTGTCCTGATTGTGGTGCAATGTTGATGCCGAATAACGGCAAGATTAAATGTACATGTGGTTATGAAAAATCTCTTACAAATGATGATTTGGAGGAGCAATATCACATGAAAGGTGAAACTAATCCTGAAACAAAAGTTGTTGTGACTGACAGTAACAATGTTGCATTGCCAACAACAAAAATAACATGTTATAAATGTGGTGGAACAAAAGGATATTGGTGGACAGTACAGACAAGGTCTGCTGATGAGGCACCGACTAATTTTATAAGATGTGCTAAATGTGGAAACACATGGCGTAGTTCTAACTAG
- a CDS encoding beta-ribofuranosylaminobenzene 5'-phosphate synthase: MIIRAPSRIHMSLIDLNGSYRRVDGGIGVALADPQFVLEIEKIESGIELIFADTVTDEEAIEECKEKIPDAAKKTIEHFDIASGFKFIVHETYPPHSGFGSGTQIAISTAHLITETMGIEVESRIISSIVGRGGTSGIGTYTHDLGGFILDGGHSKEEKPLFLPSGASQAKPATLIARYDFPEEWKILIAIPEIEKHMEGDDEVDVFQTYCPIPKEEVEQVSHLILMNLVPFMLEKDIKNFGWAVSELQKVGFNKLEHSLDDKYLPIMQAIEKAGAYGVGISSFGPVLYTFFDESNEDIVEKTKEIIGENGTVFVTKAQNHGFVIEK; encoded by the coding sequence ATGATAATTAGAGCACCTTCAAGAATACATATGTCTCTCATTGATTTAAATGGGTCATATAGAAGAGTCGATGGTGGAATTGGTGTTGCATTGGCAGATCCACAATTTGTTTTAGAAATTGAAAAAATTGAAAGTGGAATAGAACTTATTTTTGCTGATACTGTAACAGATGAGGAAGCTATTGAAGAATGTAAGGAAAAAATCCCTGATGCAGCTAAAAAAACTATTGAACACTTTGATATAGCTTCTGGTTTTAAATTCATTGTTCATGAAACATATCCTCCACATTCAGGATTTGGAAGTGGAACTCAAATCGCTATTTCAACTGCTCATTTAATAACTGAAACTATGGGCATTGAAGTGGAAAGCAGAATAATTAGTAGTATTGTTGGAAGAGGTGGAACCTCTGGAATCGGTACATACACTCACGATTTAGGTGGTTTTATCCTTGATGGTGGACACAGTAAAGAAGAAAAACCATTATTCTTACCTTCAGGAGCATCACAAGCAAAACCTGCAACATTAATTGCAAGATATGATTTCCCTGAAGAATGGAAAATTCTAATTGCTATTCCAGAAATCGAAAAGCATATGGAAGGTGACGATGAGGTAGATGTTTTCCAAACATACTGTCCGATTCCAAAAGAAGAAGTAGAGCAAGTATCTCACTTGATTTTAATGAATCTTGTTCCATTCATGCTTGAAAAAGACATCAAAAACTTTGGCTGGGCTGTAAGTGAACTTCAAAAAGTTGGGTTCAATAAATTAGAACACTCTCTTGATGATAAATATTTACCAATTATGCAAGCTATTGAGAAGGCTGGAGCTTATGGTGTAGGTATTTCTTCATTTGGACCAGTTTTATATACTTTCTTTGATGAATCAAATGAAGATATTGTAGAAAAAACTAAAGAAATCATTGGTGAAAATGGTACTGTGTTTGTAACAAAAGCACAAAACCATGGTTTTGTCATTGAAAAATAA
- a CDS encoding MFS transporter, producing the protein MVLSLLGMILANSYVTLMISLGILFGLGTGALSFGLILTSAIHFVGPKNAMIISGMLNASAGMVGFILSPVLQSFLSYNGLYFALNVLILMMVLLVPIVIVVTSKDNNSIDDIENENIEINRSLFREAFSNRTFCLLFAGFATCGFHMVIIESHLFSQFVLFGLNELDVSWAFSVYGIATIFGALLSGFLSVRINKGKLLGFYYGFRAIWVILYLWLFPKTMLTAVLFSIGLGMTGDATVSPTAGLVNENFLISKVAFVIGILFFAHQVCAFLSAMFGGVIRDAFGGYTLLWIFDILLCVFACVMSLKIKVDDNF; encoded by the coding sequence TTGGTATTGAGTTTACTTGGAATGATTCTAGCAAACTCTTATGTTACATTAATGATATCTTTAGGTATATTGTTCGGTTTGGGTACAGGTGCACTTTCATTCGGTTTGATTTTAACCTCAGCAATACATTTTGTTGGACCCAAAAATGCAATGATTATATCTGGAATGCTCAATGCATCAGCGGGAATGGTTGGTTTTATATTATCTCCAGTGCTCCAGTCATTTTTATCTTATAATGGACTTTATTTTGCATTAAATGTATTAATCTTAATGATGGTTCTTTTAGTTCCAATAGTTATTGTTGTAACTTCAAAGGACAATAATTCAATAGATGATATTGAAAACGAAAATATTGAAATTAACAGGTCATTATTCAGGGAAGCATTTTCAAATCGTACATTCTGTTTGTTATTTGCAGGTTTTGCTACCTGTGGATTTCACATGGTTATAATAGAGTCTCATTTATTCTCTCAGTTTGTTCTATTTGGCTTAAATGAATTGGATGTGAGTTGGGCATTTTCTGTTTATGGAATTGCAACAATATTCGGTGCACTTTTATCAGGATTTTTAAGTGTTCGTATAAATAAAGGAAAATTACTTGGTTTTTATTATGGTTTTCGAGCTATTTGGGTTATTTTATACTTATGGCTATTTCCAAAAACTATGCTCACTGCAGTTTTATTTTCAATAGGTCTTGGAATGACTGGTGATGCAACAGTATCACCAACAGCAGGTCTTGTAAATGAGAATTTTTTAATCAGTAAAGTTGCTTTTGTAATTGGAATACTGTTTTTTGCCCATCAGGTATGTGCTTTTTTAAGTGCAATGTTCGGTGGAGTAATAAGGGATGCATTTGGA
- a CDS encoding acyltransferase, with the protein MENNRTIYIDYLKVIGLLCIILAHITTDANILQIRNFDVPLMVIISGFLAVDSLKRNLKQKRPFLRYYWKRIKRLLFPTWIFLIIFFIIMTFFPVNGMYPYDINFIINSFLLLDGISYVWIIRIFLICALITPVIYYFDKIENDYIQFLVLVLIYILYEIAIALKINEMNIIFEFILAYIIPYGIIYLLGMISTKTSPKADSIISAIYLIAFIISGYLIYLSTGIFQPTQIMKYPPTIYYISYALFVSFLLLSIFKRINLKENRFIEFCSKSSLWIYLWHILFLTIVPILFGELDWILKYTIVLICAVGLTYIQNKVLDLLEKKNIKIKVLRG; encoded by the coding sequence ATGGAAAACAATAGAACAATATACATTGATTATTTAAAAGTGATTGGACTTTTATGCATTATTTTAGCCCATATCACAACAGATGCCAATATATTGCAAATTAGAAATTTTGATGTTCCTTTAATGGTAATAATATCCGGATTTCTTGCAGTAGATTCATTGAAAAGAAATCTAAAGCAAAAACGACCCTTTTTAAGATATTACTGGAAAAGAATTAAGCGTTTATTATTCCCAACATGGATATTTTTAATTATATTTTTCATAATAATGACATTTTTCCCAGTAAATGGAATGTATCCTTACGACATCAACTTTATAATCAATAGTTTTCTATTGCTTGATGGAATTTCATACGTCTGGATTATAAGAATATTCCTTATTTGTGCATTAATAACTCCAGTAATCTATTATTTTGACAAGATTGAAAATGACTACATCCAGTTTTTAGTTTTAGTTTTAATATACATTTTATATGAAATAGCAATAGCCCTTAAAATAAATGAAATGAATATCATTTTTGAGTTCATATTAGCTTATATCATCCCATATGGAATAATTTACTTACTTGGAATGATTTCAACTAAAACAAGTCCTAAAGCGGATTCCATCATTTCAGCAATATATCTAATTGCATTCATAATATCAGGATATTTAATTTATTTAAGTACGGGGATTTTCCAGCCAACACAAATTATGAAATATCCTCCAACAATATATTATATAAGCTATGCATTATTCGTTTCATTCCTATTATTGAGCATATTTAAAAGAATCAACTTAAAAGAGAATAGATTCATTGAATTTTGTTCTAAATCATCTTTATGGATTTACTTATGGCATATATTATTCCTAACCATCGTTCCGATATTATTTGGAGAATTAGACTGGATTTTAAAATACACAATTGTTTTAATATGTGCAGTAGGATTAACATATATTCAAAATAAGGTTCTTGATTTACTCGAGAAGAAGAATATAAAAATAAAAGTTTTAAGAGGATAA
- a CDS encoding DUF2149 domain-containing protein, with protein MVRKRGGRRRSKRVEEDPMAGTSNLVDAMLVIAVGFLVFVIISWNMQAMIDPDQSIQEQMEQQQTTVVDQGQQLNETPDTSNSSGQGYTEMGKVYKDPSTGKLIMVEG; from the coding sequence ATGGTAAGAAAAAGAGGCGGTAGACGTAGGTCAAAAAGAGTAGAAGAAGACCCTATGGCAGGTACATCTAACCTTGTAGATGCAATGCTTGTTATTGCTGTCGGTTTTCTTGTTTTTGTTATCATAAGCTGGAACATGCAGGCAATGATTGATCCGGACCAAAGCATACAGGAACAGATGGAGCAACAACAGACTACTGTAGTAGACCAAGGTCAACAGTTAAACGAAACACCAGACACTTCAAACAGTTCTGGTCAAGGATATACTGAAATGGGTAAAGTATACAAAGACCCATCTACGGGTAAGCTGATTATGGTGGAAGGTTAA
- a CDS encoding MotA/TolQ/ExbB proton channel family protein, translating to MVLNIPGGEFLTGSLDVISQSLTIPVMVILLVIVIISIITLGGAIAEYTSRKKVPVGTIRDLIYDINAAESADALKNVISKAKIPKAQKKVLTEIASSEQLGEPSREALARKLFEFEEEKTMDSLKKTDIITRIGPTLGLMGTLIPMGPGLAALGAGDINTLASSLTVAFNTTIVGIGSGALCYFIGKIRSSWYDRYLSDLDALIDAVLDYMNR from the coding sequence ATGGTTTTAAATATTCCTGGAGGAGAATTCTTAACTGGTTCTCTTGATGTAATCTCACAAAGTTTAACAATTCCAGTAATGGTTATTTTACTTGTAATTGTTATAATTTCAATCATTACATTGGGTGGAGCTATAGCAGAATACACTTCAAGAAAAAAAGTTCCAGTTGGAACAATTAGAGATTTGATTTATGATATCAATGCAGCTGAATCTGCAGATGCATTAAAAAATGTAATTTCAAAAGCTAAAATTCCTAAAGCTCAAAAGAAAGTTCTAACAGAAATTGCATCTTCTGAACAATTGGGTGAACCTTCAAGAGAAGCTTTAGCTCGTAAATTATTTGAATTTGAAGAAGAAAAAACAATGGATTCATTAAAGAAAACAGATATTATTACTCGTATTGGACCAACTCTTGGTTTAATGGGTACTTTAATTCCGATGGGTCCTGGTCTTGCAGCATTAGGTGCAGGGGACATAAATACTCTTGCAAGTTCCTTGACTGTTGCATTCAATACTACTATTGTAGGTATTGGTTCAGGTGCTTTATGTTATTTCATTGGTAAAATCAGATCTTCATGGTATGATAGATATTTATCAGATTTGGATGCTTTAATAGATGCTGTTCTTGATTATATGAATAGATAG
- a CDS encoding acetolactate synthase: protein MKIKQLSIFLQNRMGSLSKPLEVLTENEINIKAMCMADTSEFGILRLVVDNPEKGQEILSENNFLVKITEIIGVEMNDTPGGLTTVLKVIKDNGIDLEYLYAFTHDKVGKAILLLHADNIDELISVLQDNNIVIVPSEEAYNL, encoded by the coding sequence ATGAAAATTAAACAATTATCAATATTTTTACAAAACAGAATGGGAAGTTTATCAAAACCTTTAGAAGTACTTACAGAAAATGAAATCAACATTAAAGCCATGTGTATGGCAGATACTTCTGAATTCGGTATTTTAAGACTTGTTGTAGACAACCCTGAAAAAGGACAGGAAATATTATCTGAAAACAACTTCCTCGTTAAAATTACAGAAATCATCGGTGTTGAAATGAATGATACACCAGGTGGACTTACAACTGTTTTAAAAGTTATTAAAGACAATGGTATTGATTTAGAATACCTCTATGCATTTACTCATGACAAAGTTGGCAAAGCAATCTTATTACTCCATGCTGACAATATTGATGAGTTAATTTCAGTTTTACAAGATAATAACATAGTTATTGTACCATCTGAAGAAGCATACAATTTATAG
- a CDS encoding phenylacetate--CoA ligase, translated as MFWNEEIETMSRQDLEELQLKKLQATVKRAFEKIPYYNKRYSEVEVYPEDIETLKDIEKLPFITKDDLRESYPFGLFAVDIKDIKELHSSSGTTGKPVVSGYTEKDLDTWAETIARGLKMMGLGENDIIQNTHGYGMFTGGFGVHYGSHKIGSTIIPISTGQTRRQIEIMKDFGTTGLIFTPSYGIHIGEVALDDGIDPKELGIKAIGFGAEMWTEEIRQRVEELFDAKAYNIYGLTELMGPGVGIECSAQQGLHIPEDIYYPEIIDPNTGKVIGAEKSGELVLTNLEREGMPIIRFRTKDLTTLTYEKCECGRTHARMSRITGRSDDMIKVKGVAIFPSQIEKALLKVGDVEPHYMIIVTRPGTLDEIEVKVEASQDIFFDGVKEMMAIQKEIGKSIENETGIRVKVTLVEPKTLPRFEGKAKRVIDERNLH; from the coding sequence ATGTTTTGGAATGAAGAAATTGAAACTATGTCAAGGCAAGACCTTGAAGAATTGCAATTAAAGAAACTTCAAGCGACTGTAAAAAGAGCATTTGAAAAAATACCTTATTATAATAAACGATATTCAGAAGTTGAAGTTTATCCAGAAGATATAGAAACTTTAAAAGATATTGAGAAACTTCCATTTATTACAAAAGATGACTTAAGAGAAAGTTACCCATTTGGACTTTTCGCAGTTGACATTAAAGATATCAAAGAATTACATTCATCATCTGGAACCACCGGAAAACCAGTAGTATCAGGATATACTGAAAAAGACTTAGACACATGGGCTGAAACAATAGCACGTGGACTTAAAATGATGGGACTTGGTGAAAATGACATCATTCAAAATACTCATGGATATGGAATGTTTACAGGTGGTTTTGGAGTTCACTACGGATCACACAAAATCGGCTCAACAATCATTCCGATTTCAACAGGTCAAACCAGAAGACAGATTGAAATCATGAAAGACTTTGGAACTACCGGATTAATATTTACCCCATCCTATGGAATCCACATTGGAGAAGTTGCTCTTGACGATGGAATTGACCCAAAAGAATTAGGAATCAAAGCTATTGGATTTGGAGCTGAAATGTGGACTGAAGAAATCAGACAAAGAGTGGAAGAACTCTTCGATGCAAAAGCATATAACATCTATGGATTAACTGAACTTATGGGACCTGGTGTCGGTATAGAATGTAGTGCACAACAAGGTCTTCACATTCCAGAAGATATTTATTACCCAGAAATTATCGATCCAAATACCGGAAAAGTTATTGGTGCTGAAAAATCTGGAGAATTAGTTTTAACCAACCTTGAAAGAGAAGGAATGCCAATCATCAGATTCAGAACAAAAGACTTAACCACACTTACCTATGAAAAATGTGAATGTGGCAGAACACATGCAAGAATGAGTAGAATCACAGGTAGATCTGACGATATGATTAAAGTAAAAGGAGTAGCTATTTTCCCATCACAAATTGAAAAAGCATTACTTAAAGTTGGTGATGTAGAGCCTCATTACATGATTATAGTTACAAGACCAGGAACTTTAGATGAAATCGAAGTCAAAGTAGAAGCATCACAAGATATTTTCTTCGACGGTGTAAAAGAAATGATGGCAATCCAAAAAGAAATTGGCAAATCCATTGAAAATGAAACTGGTATTCGCGTAAAAGTTACATTAGTAGAACCAAAAACATTACCAAGATTTGAAGGAAAAGCTAAAAGAGTTATTGATGAAAGGAACTTACATTAG
- a CDS encoding DUF2162 domain-containing protein — protein MDMMSVLWQVGIFASVLVFGIKIGLASGLANLPRKLFAVICISYGGGVILISYIASFFAEQLVQAIYSYNTIFYIIMASIMIIAGLFTIREWKIHDKNTSTATSLAIIAPCPCCFGSIIASVLIVAPTIGISSLNLSWYAAAALVAVMIVTYFASNTIIKFINKPYPIVLGNFMLLLGAYFLLSAIVIPNIASALTKTTSPITIGSPQDILMVILSFAILIIGGMILTKKGRNILD, from the coding sequence ATGGATATGATGAGTGTTTTATGGCAAGTGGGTATTTTTGCTTCAGTTCTTGTTTTTGGAATAAAGATAGGACTTGCGTCAGGACTAGCTAATTTGCCAAGAAAACTATTTGCGGTAATCTGTATCTCTTATGGGGGTGGAGTAATCCTTATCTCATACATTGCTTCATTCTTTGCAGAACAATTGGTTCAAGCGATCTATAGTTATAATACAATTTTTTATATTATAATGGCTTCAATCATGATTATTGCAGGTTTATTTACAATAAGAGAATGGAAAATACATGATAAAAATACATCAACTGCTACTTCTCTAGCAATTATTGCTCCTTGTCCATGTTGTTTTGGTTCAATTATTGCAAGTGTTTTGATTGTTGCACCAACAATTGGAATTAGTTCACTTAATTTAAGTTGGTATGCTGCAGCAGCATTGGTTGCTGTTATGATTGTAACTTATTTTGCATCAAATACAATTATTAAATTTATTAATAAGCCGTATCCTATTGTTCTGGGCAATTTCATGCTTTTGCTTGGTGCATATTTCTTACTTTCAGCAATTGTAATTCCGAACATTGCAAGTGCCTTAACAAAGACAACAAGCCCTATTACTATTGGTTCTCCACAAGATATACTAATGGTGATTTTATCATTTGCTATTTTGATTATTGGTGGTATGATTTTAACTAAAAAAGGGAGAAACATTTTAGATTAA